From a region of the Acidobacteriota bacterium genome:
- the trpD gene encoding anthranilate phosphoribosyltransferase: MRETLDTLLRREDLTEAQAADAMDQVMQGAATPAQIAGFLVALAMKGERPREIVGLARAMRAHAVALSRPRASSFDTCGTGGDRSHTFNVSSLSAIVLAACGVEVAKHGNRSVSSRCGSADLFEALGVNLAAPPAVVERCLDEAGIAFFFAPAFHPSMRHAGPVRRELGIRTAFNLLGPLTNPAGARRQVVGVPRPELAELVARALAELGSERAWVVHGAEGLDEVSAVGHTKVCEVRAGTVSTLHVHPSDFGLTPTTLDRLRVDGLDDSVRIARAVLGGESGPPRDFVLANAAAGLLVAGCVDSLEDGMQMGLDALRSGRAAATVERMAQCSQAPEPEG; the protein is encoded by the coding sequence ATGCGTGAGACACTCGATACGCTGCTCCGGCGCGAGGACCTGACCGAGGCGCAGGCCGCGGACGCGATGGACCAGGTGATGCAGGGCGCCGCCACGCCCGCGCAGATCGCCGGCTTCCTCGTCGCCCTGGCCATGAAGGGGGAGCGCCCGCGGGAGATCGTCGGTCTCGCCCGCGCCATGCGGGCGCATGCGGTGGCTCTGTCGCGGCCCCGCGCATCGAGCTTCGACACCTGCGGCACCGGCGGCGACCGGTCGCATACGTTCAACGTCTCGTCGCTCTCCGCCATCGTCCTCGCCGCCTGCGGCGTCGAGGTGGCCAAGCACGGCAACCGCTCGGTGTCGAGCCGCTGCGGAAGCGCCGACCTGTTCGAGGCACTCGGGGTGAACCTGGCCGCGCCGCCCGCGGTGGTCGAGCGCTGTCTCGACGAGGCTGGCATCGCGTTCTTCTTCGCGCCGGCCTTTCATCCGTCCATGCGGCACGCCGGCCCGGTCCGGCGGGAGCTCGGCATCCGCACGGCGTTCAACCTGCTCGGCCCACTCACCAATCCCGCCGGCGCACGCCGCCAGGTGGTCGGGGTGCCGCGGCCGGAGCTGGCCGAGCTGGTCGCCCGCGCGCTGGCCGAGCTGGGCTCCGAGCGCGCCTGGGTGGTGCACGGCGCGGAGGGACTGGACGAAGTCTCGGCGGTGGGGCACACGAAGGTCTGCGAGGTGCGCGCCGGCACCGTCTCGACGCTCCACGTGCACCCGTCCGACTTCGGTCTGACGCCGACGACCCTGGACCGGCTGCGTGTCGACGGGCTGGACGACAGCGTCCGCATCGCACGTGCCGTGCTGGGTGGCGAGTCGGGCCCGCCGCGCGACTTCGTGCTCGCCAACGCCGCGGCCGGGCTGCTGGTGGCCGGCTGCGTCGACTCGTTGGAGGATGGCATGCAGATGGGGCTCGACGCACTGCGGAGCGGCCGTGCGGCGGCGACCGTGGAGCGCATGGCACAGTGCTCGCAGGCCCCGGAGCCGGAAGGATGA
- a CDS encoding spore maturation protein, with amino-acid sequence MNGLFVSVALASVLLAAATGRMEDLTGAILSSARNAVDLAIGLVGVMAFFLGLMRVAENGGLMATIARAVRPVMRRLFPDVPDDSPAISAMILNIAANMMGLGNAATPFGIKAIQELDKLNSRPGTATNAMALFLAINTAGLAVLPSGMIGVRAALGSEDAAGIFFPTWFASGSATIVGVTAALLLSRLGRYRRTAPPSIEAPTTATTAEPEPTEVPAGAPAGPEAAPEPLAGRLWIARAFWIALLALAARDFLTRLGAEAPVDAFRGMTSFWMLPALVSALVLYGWVRGVRVYDSLVEGAKQGFDVALRIIPFLVAILVAIGMFRAAGGIDALVAALGPITTLIGMPAEVLPVAVLRPLSGSGSLGVAAEIIQTHGPDSVIGYLASTVYGSTETTFYTLAVYFGAVGIRNTRHTLPACLSADVAGILAATFIVNLLFG; translated from the coding sequence CTGAACGGTCTTTTCGTCTCGGTTGCGCTCGCCTCGGTGCTCCTGGCCGCGGCCACGGGCCGCATGGAGGATCTCACCGGAGCGATCCTTTCGTCGGCGCGCAACGCCGTCGACCTCGCGATCGGGCTCGTCGGCGTCATGGCCTTCTTTCTGGGGTTGATGCGCGTCGCCGAGAACGGCGGGCTGATGGCCACCATCGCCCGCGCGGTCCGCCCCGTCATGCGTCGGCTCTTCCCGGACGTGCCGGACGACAGCCCGGCGATCAGCGCGATGATCCTCAACATCGCCGCCAACATGATGGGCCTCGGCAACGCCGCCACGCCGTTCGGCATCAAGGCGATCCAGGAGCTCGACAAGCTGAACAGCCGCCCGGGCACCGCCACCAACGCGATGGCGCTGTTCCTCGCCATCAATACGGCGGGTCTGGCCGTGCTGCCCAGCGGCATGATCGGCGTGCGCGCCGCGCTCGGGTCGGAGGACGCGGCCGGGATCTTCTTCCCGACGTGGTTCGCCAGCGGGTCGGCGACGATTGTCGGCGTCACCGCGGCGCTACTGCTATCGCGCCTCGGCCGCTACCGCAGGACGGCGCCTCCCTCCATCGAAGCCCCGACGACCGCAACGACGGCGGAGCCCGAACCGACGGAAGTCCCGGCCGGAGCCCCGGCCGGCCCGGAGGCGGCGCCGGAACCTCTCGCCGGGCGACTCTGGATCGCCCGAGCGTTCTGGATCGCCCTGCTGGCGCTGGCCGCCCGCGACTTTCTCACCCGGCTCGGTGCGGAAGCCCCGGTGGACGCGTTCCGCGGGATGACCTCGTTCTGGATGCTCCCGGCCCTGGTTTCGGCGCTCGTGCTGTATGGCTGGGTGCGTGGGGTGCGGGTATACGATTCGCTGGTCGAAGGCGCGAAGCAGGGCTTCGACGTCGCCTTGCGCATAATCCCCTTCCTGGTCGCGATTCTCGTGGCCATCGGCATGTTCCGCGCCGCCGGCGGCATCGATGCCCTCGTAGCCGCGCTGGGACCGATTACCACCCTCATCGGCATGCCCGCCGAAGTGCTGCCGGTGGCGGTGCTTCGTCCTCTGTCCGGCTCCGGCTCGCTCGGCGTGGCCGCCGAGATCATTCAGACCCATGGCCCCGATTCCGTGATCGGCTATCTGGCCAGCACGGTCTACGGCAGCACCGAGACCACCTTCTACACGCTGGCGGTCTACTTCGGGGCCGTCGGCATCCGCAACACCCGCCATACGCTGCCCGCTTGCCTCTCGGCCGACGTCGCCGGCATCCTCGCGGCGACGTTCATCGTGAACCTGCTGTTCGGGTAG
- a CDS encoding beta-propeller fold lactonase family protein: protein MATKHWSVCYLVAAVMLVLPVTAAAQDKFWIVQTNSRGDNLHFIDPATNEVVAEIDGISLAHGAAPAPDGSKVYIANESDNTIDIVDVKALKVIKKVPLSGHPNNIAITPDGKKVYTAIAEAPGALDVLDTESEEIIATISVHGGVHNTYVTPDGKYAVAGMIGARNLTVVDTATDQPVWTTYFDRGIRPMAFDRHEDGSTRHVYAQLSNFNGFGVIDFSTRKEVRRIEYPAVPEDEQLPGHSGNTAHGIGVTPDNKYLVANSSLNSSVYVYALPELELVGGVVVGESPNWITITPDSKYAYVSLADTSSVAVVEIESVKKVTEIVTGGNVPKRNATLILDQ, encoded by the coding sequence ATGGCGACGAAACACTGGTCGGTCTGCTATCTGGTGGCGGCGGTGATGCTCGTGCTGCCCGTCACGGCGGCGGCGCAGGACAAGTTCTGGATCGTCCAGACCAACAGCCGCGGCGACAACCTGCACTTCATCGATCCCGCCACCAACGAGGTGGTCGCCGAGATCGACGGCATCTCGTTGGCCCACGGCGCCGCGCCGGCTCCCGACGGGAGCAAGGTGTACATCGCCAACGAGTCCGACAACACCATCGACATCGTCGACGTGAAGGCGCTGAAGGTGATCAAGAAGGTCCCGCTCAGCGGACATCCCAACAACATCGCGATCACGCCGGACGGCAAGAAGGTCTACACGGCGATCGCCGAGGCCCCCGGGGCCCTCGACGTGCTCGACACCGAGTCCGAGGAGATCATCGCGACGATCTCGGTCCACGGCGGCGTGCACAATACCTACGTCACGCCCGACGGCAAGTACGCCGTCGCCGGCATGATCGGCGCGCGCAACCTCACCGTCGTGGACACCGCGACCGACCAGCCGGTGTGGACCACCTACTTCGATCGCGGCATCCGCCCGATGGCGTTCGACCGCCACGAGGACGGCTCGACGCGTCACGTCTACGCGCAGCTCTCCAACTTCAACGGCTTCGGCGTCATCGATTTCTCGACGCGCAAGGAAGTGCGGCGCATCGAGTACCCCGCGGTTCCCGAGGATGAGCAGTTGCCCGGTCACAGCGGCAACACCGCGCACGGCATCGGCGTGACCCCGGACAACAAGTACCTGGTCGCCAACAGCAGCCTGAACAGCAGCGTCTACGTCTACGCGCTGCCGGAGTTGGAGCTGGTCGGCGGCGTCGTCGTCGGCGAGTCGCCGAACTGGATCACGATTACGCCGGACAGCAAGTACGCCTACGTTTCGTTGGCGGACACCAGCAGCGTCGCCGTGGTGGAGATCGAATCGGTGAAGAAGGTCACCGAGATCGTGACGGGCGGCAACGTTCCGAAGCGCAACGCCACGCTGATACTCGATCAGTAG
- a CDS encoding type I 3-dehydroquinate dehydratase, with the protein MGDGRTRLCATVTAETTSELRARRDAQEGADLVELRLDSVADPDVGGALADRRRPVVATCRPTWEGGAFAGSEAERRRILLEACRLGAEYVDVEQRAGFADEVLAARGGRGVVLSFHDFDGVPADLEARYRSMRATGAEVVKIASTAGRLTEALRVARLGSDDEPRVLIGMGVAGIPSRVLAGRFGSCWTYAGDGIAPGQIDLVRMREQFRFREIAESTAVYGVLGSPIGHSLSPAMHNAGFRAHGIDAVYLPLEAADVEDFLAFADAVGLRGASVTAPFKEAIVPHVAEQDAIGNAIGAVNTVRPLAGGVWEGLNTDVPGLLAPLAGRMALAGARATVLGSGGVARAAAFALRGAGADVTVCARRPERAAAVADVAPGTRTAPLPPRPASWDLLINTTPLGTWPAAGRSPLPDGPFDGRLVYDLVYNPPETRLMADAARAGCDTIGGLDMLVAQAVRQFAWWTGETPSADRFQQAAEQDLARQAQGVSGAAAQPA; encoded by the coding sequence ATGGGCGACGGCAGGACCCGGTTGTGCGCGACGGTGACGGCGGAAACGACGTCCGAGTTGCGTGCGCGGCGCGACGCGCAGGAGGGGGCGGACCTCGTGGAGTTGCGTCTGGACAGCGTAGCCGATCCCGACGTCGGCGGCGCGCTCGCGGACCGCCGACGCCCGGTGGTGGCCACCTGCCGGCCGACCTGGGAGGGAGGCGCGTTCGCGGGCAGCGAGGCCGAGCGCCGCCGCATTCTGCTGGAGGCCTGCCGCCTCGGCGCCGAGTACGTCGACGTGGAGCAGCGGGCCGGATTCGCGGATGAGGTCCTCGCTGCCCGCGGCGGCCGCGGGGTGGTCCTGTCGTTCCACGACTTCGACGGCGTACCGGCGGATCTGGAGGCCCGGTATCGGTCGATGCGGGCCACCGGGGCCGAAGTGGTGAAGATCGCGTCGACGGCGGGCAGGCTTACGGAGGCTCTGCGGGTGGCGAGGCTTGGGAGCGACGACGAACCCCGGGTCCTGATCGGCATGGGGGTGGCGGGGATCCCGTCGCGCGTCCTGGCCGGCCGGTTCGGTTCGTGCTGGACCTACGCGGGTGACGGAATCGCGCCCGGGCAGATCGACCTGGTGCGGATGCGGGAGCAGTTTCGGTTCCGGGAGATTGCGGAGAGTACCGCCGTCTACGGCGTGCTCGGGTCGCCCATCGGTCACTCGCTCTCCCCGGCGATGCACAACGCCGGCTTTCGGGCGCACGGCATCGACGCGGTCTACCTGCCTCTCGAAGCCGCCGACGTGGAGGACTTCCTGGCCTTCGCCGACGCCGTCGGACTGCGGGGCGCCAGCGTCACCGCGCCCTTCAAGGAAGCGATCGTGCCGCACGTGGCCGAGCAGGACGCCATCGGCAACGCGATCGGCGCGGTAAACACGGTGCGCCCTCTGGCCGGCGGGGTCTGGGAGGGCCTCAACACCGACGTGCCCGGACTGCTGGCGCCGCTGGCCGGCCGCATGGCGCTGGCCGGTGCGCGGGCGACCGTGCTGGGATCGGGCGGGGTGGCCCGGGCCGCGGCGTTCGCGCTGCGCGGCGCGGGCGCGGACGTTACCGTTTGCGCGCGGCGTCCGGAACGGGCCGCCGCCGTCGCGGACGTGGCGCCCGGCACCCGTACGGCGCCGCTGCCGCCGCGACCGGCCTCCTGGGATCTGCTGATCAACACCACGCCGCTGGGGACGTGGCCCGCTGCCGGACGGAGCCCGCTGCCGGACGGGCCGTTCGATGGACGCCTGGTGTACGACCTCGTGTACAACCCGCCGGAGACCCGCCTGATGGCGGACGCGGCGCGTGCGGGGTGCGACACCATCGGGGGGCTCGACATGCTAGTGGCCCAGGCCGTCCGCCAGTTCGCGTGGTGGACGGGCGAGACCCCGTCCGCCGATCGGTTCCAGCAGGCGGCCGAGCAGGATCTCGCCCGGCAGGCGCAAGGGGTCTCGGGGGCCGCCGCGCAGCCCGCGTGA
- the trpE gene encoding anthranilate synthase component I, with translation MTATTFDEFRELARGATFVPVCREVLADLLTPVSAFLKVAETADHAFLFESVAGGEHLARYSFLGKDPFLVLRSAEGRTIRQQGGRTEELAEPFLGALRGLLARYRAPRVPGLPRFAGGAVGFLGYDTAKWFEPTLERARAAHPKPAEAGDDAAFMLFDTVMAFDHVKHRILIIANAEVEEGCDLEACYALALARIGFLEAELRRQLSEPPPASGGAVSFRSNTTQAAFEDAVRRAKDYITAGDIFQVVLSQRFETEIESDPFTVYRALRYVNPSPYMYFIRLGGVSIVGSSPEMLVRVEGRRAETHPIAGTRPRGVTAEADARLADELRANEKERAEHVMLVDLGRNDLGRVSAYGSVQVPQYMALERYSHVMHLVSRVVGELTDDHDRLDALAACFPAGTVSGAPKIRAMEIIDELEPTRRGIYAGAVGYVDFAGHLDCCITIRTIVIRDGRAWVQAGAGIVADSDPTAEYEETRAKASALFGALHMAESGRGPSASGARNR, from the coding sequence ATGACCGCAACGACGTTCGACGAGTTCCGAGAGCTGGCCCGCGGCGCCACGTTCGTGCCGGTCTGCCGGGAGGTGCTGGCCGACCTGCTGACCCCGGTCTCGGCCTTCCTCAAGGTGGCCGAGACCGCCGACCACGCGTTTTTGTTCGAGAGCGTGGCCGGGGGCGAGCATCTCGCCAGGTACTCGTTTCTCGGCAAGGATCCGTTCCTCGTCCTGCGGTCGGCGGAGGGCAGGACGATCCGGCAGCAGGGAGGGCGCACGGAGGAGCTGGCCGAACCGTTCCTGGGAGCGTTGCGAGGACTGCTGGCTCGCTACCGCGCACCGCGGGTGCCCGGCCTGCCCCGCTTCGCGGGCGGGGCGGTCGGATTTCTCGGGTACGACACCGCCAAGTGGTTCGAGCCGACGCTGGAGCGGGCGCGCGCCGCGCATCCGAAGCCGGCCGAAGCGGGCGACGACGCGGCGTTCATGCTGTTCGACACCGTCATGGCCTTCGACCACGTCAAGCACCGCATCCTGATCATCGCCAACGCCGAGGTGGAGGAGGGTTGCGATCTCGAGGCGTGCTACGCGCTCGCGCTGGCCCGGATCGGCTTTCTGGAGGCCGAGCTGCGGCGCCAGCTCTCGGAGCCGCCGCCCGCCTCGGGGGGGGCCGTATCGTTTCGCTCGAACACGACGCAGGCGGCTTTCGAGGATGCCGTGCGCCGCGCCAAGGACTACATCACGGCCGGCGACATCTTCCAGGTCGTGCTCTCGCAGCGGTTCGAGACCGAGATCGAGAGCGATCCGTTCACCGTCTATCGGGCGCTGCGGTACGTGAATCCGTCCCCCTACATGTACTTCATCCGCCTGGGAGGGGTTTCCATCGTCGGGTCGTCACCCGAGATGCTCGTGCGCGTCGAGGGCCGGCGCGCCGAGACGCACCCGATCGCCGGCACGCGGCCGCGAGGGGTGACCGCCGAGGCGGACGCGAGGCTGGCCGACGAGCTGCGGGCGAACGAGAAGGAGCGGGCCGAGCACGTGATGCTGGTCGACCTCGGCCGCAACGATCTCGGGAGGGTATCCGCCTACGGCTCCGTGCAGGTGCCGCAGTACATGGCGCTGGAGCGGTACTCGCACGTGATGCACCTGGTCTCGAGGGTCGTCGGCGAGCTGACCGACGACCATGACCGGCTCGACGCCCTCGCGGCGTGCTTTCCGGCGGGCACGGTGTCCGGGGCCCCGAAGATCCGCGCGATGGAGATCATCGACGAGCTCGAGCCGACACGTCGCGGCATCTATGCCGGCGCGGTCGGCTACGTCGACTTCGCCGGGCATCTGGATTGCTGCATTACGATCCGCACCATCGTGATTCGCGACGGACGCGCGTGGGTGCAGGCCGGGGCCGGCATCGTCGCCGATTCGGATCCGACGGCCGAGTACGAGGAGACGCGGGCCAAGGCGTCGGCGCTCTTCGGTGCGCTGCACATGGCCGAGAGCGGGCGCGGGCCGTCGGCCAGCGGAGCAAGGAATCGGTGA
- a CDS encoding sigma-70 family RNA polymerase sigma factor, which produces MSKRTVARRRSRPQGRRPPCIRYGGTRTLAGRRRPRTRPLVGLLRSASAVEWSALPAADTSLIDRCVEGDEEACRRLVETHQAMVFQLALALLGDREEALDVSQDVFLRVFRTLARFRGDATLRTWIYRIVVNQARNRQRSWTRRRRDAQVSLEDYASAHGEPRATNQPGADVRLERRQLAKRMRAAIGALPFEQRSALVLREFHGMRYQEIAFSLGVTVGTVKSRLARGRAALRESLKELWPR; this is translated from the coding sequence GTGTCCAAACGTACAGTGGCTCGGAGGCGCTCGCGACCGCAAGGTCGGCGGCCTCCTTGCATAAGGTACGGTGGTACGCGAACCTTGGCGGGACGGCGAAGGCCGCGAACGCGGCCTCTGGTGGGGCTCTTGAGATCTGCATCGGCTGTCGAATGGTCGGCGCTCCCCGCGGCCGACACCTCGCTGATCGACCGGTGCGTCGAAGGGGACGAGGAGGCGTGCCGCCGGCTGGTCGAAACGCACCAGGCGATGGTGTTCCAGCTCGCACTCGCGCTGCTGGGTGATCGCGAGGAGGCGCTCGACGTCTCGCAGGACGTCTTTCTGCGTGTGTTCCGGACCTTGGCGAGGTTCCGCGGGGACGCGACGCTCAGGACCTGGATCTACCGCATCGTCGTCAATCAGGCGCGTAACCGGCAGCGGTCCTGGACGCGGCGTCGGCGGGATGCGCAGGTCTCGCTGGAGGACTACGCGTCCGCCCACGGCGAGCCGCGGGCCACGAATCAACCGGGAGCCGACGTACGGCTCGAGCGGCGACAGCTCGCGAAGCGCATGCGGGCGGCCATCGGCGCGCTGCCGTTCGAACAGCGGTCGGCCCTGGTGCTGCGGGAGTTCCACGGCATGCGGTACCAGGAGATCGCCTTCTCGCTCGGCGTGACGGTGGGTACGGTCAAGTCTAGACTCGCGCGCGGGCGCGCCGCGCTCCGCGAATCGCTGAAGGAGCTCTGGCCAAGGTGA
- a CDS encoding cytochrome c, with translation MRAVLRLAGAAAPVLVAGVVVAAPGVEVAAPSVRDGVYTVEQADRGEVLYDDRCAVCHGAIRQFVPGMAALLGDHTFRNFWRGRSLGEMFGYIQETMPQDAPGTLSPAQTAEIMAHILRGNRLPPGETALPEDEEALNAIPFDP, from the coding sequence ATGCGCGCTGTTCTTCGTCTTGCCGGCGCGGCGGCTCCGGTCCTGGTGGCCGGGGTCGTCGTCGCCGCTCCGGGCGTGGAGGTGGCTGCTCCCTCCGTGCGCGATGGTGTCTACACGGTGGAGCAGGCGGATCGCGGCGAGGTCCTGTACGACGACCGGTGCGCCGTGTGCCACGGCGCCATCCGCCAGTTCGTTCCCGGGATGGCGGCCCTGCTCGGCGATCACACCTTTCGGAATTTCTGGCGCGGTCGTTCGCTCGGCGAAATGTTCGGGTACATCCAGGAGACGATGCCGCAGGACGCACCGGGCACGCTCAGCCCCGCCCAGACGGCCGAGATCATGGCGCACATCCTCCGCGGCAACCGCCTGCCGCCCGGCGAGACGGCGCTTCCCGAAGACGAGGAAGCGCTGAACGCGATTCCCTTCGATCCCTGA
- the trpC gene encoding indole-3-glycerol phosphate synthase TrpC — MTAAVQTTPADLLETIVEAARRAVEERRARCPLREVERAAARRRPRGNRFAAALADPDRCSVIAECKRRSPSRGVIRADYEPTQIAAGYAAAGAAAVSVLTEPAFFDGDRDHLRAVRERVDVPLLQKDFIVSEYQLIEGRAAGADAALLIAAALDDRTLRRLAAEAAGLELAVLAEVHNRRELDRVLGAGAAVVGVNNRNLRTLAVDLEASRTLIEAIPEGVVAVAESGLRSAADLQALRDAGYDAFLMGESLMSRSDPGAALAGMLAAVEPAPRGARGGVTA; from the coding sequence ATGACCGCCGCCGTGCAGACGACGCCGGCCGACCTGCTGGAGACCATCGTCGAAGCCGCACGCCGCGCGGTGGAGGAGCGGCGGGCGCGTTGCCCGCTGCGCGAAGTCGAGCGCGCCGCGGCGCGCCGGCGACCACGGGGGAACCGCTTCGCGGCCGCGCTGGCCGATCCGGATCGCTGCAGCGTGATCGCGGAATGCAAGCGCCGCTCGCCATCGCGCGGCGTGATCCGCGCCGACTACGAACCCACGCAGATCGCGGCCGGCTACGCGGCGGCCGGCGCGGCGGCGGTCTCCGTCCTGACCGAGCCCGCCTTCTTCGACGGCGATCGCGATCATCTCCGCGCGGTGCGCGAGCGGGTGGACGTGCCGTTGCTGCAGAAGGACTTCATCGTCTCCGAGTACCAGCTGATCGAGGGGCGGGCGGCCGGCGCCGACGCGGCTCTCCTGATCGCGGCTGCGCTCGACGACCGGACGCTCCGCAGACTTGCCGCGGAGGCCGCCGGTCTGGAGCTTGCCGTGCTGGCCGAGGTCCACAATCGGCGCGAGCTCGACAGGGTGCTCGGCGCGGGAGCGGCGGTGGTCGGCGTCAACAACCGCAACCTCCGGACGCTCGCCGTCGATCTCGAGGCGTCCCGGACCTTGATCGAAGCGATTCCGGAAGGGGTCGTCGCGGTGGCGGAGAGCGGGCTGCGCAGCGCGGCCGACCTGCAGGCGCTGCGGGACGCGGGGTACGACGCGTTCCTGATGGGCGAGTCGCTCATGAGCCGGTCGGACCCCGGCGCCGCCCTCGCAGGGATGCTCGCCGCGGTCGAGCCGGCGCCGCGGGGCGCCCGCGGCGGCGTCACTGCCTGA
- a CDS encoding molybdopterin-dependent oxidoreductase: MTLSRRKALSVSGSALAGLSLGVVRPGNAAPVATRAQEDWPDSLVERPLREGFPAPLPLNADGSAPEHPESAAGGITDPLMWRTQGRRTPEIEFDYRRMAIRVDTRGMARLSGTLRFSDLEQLPVVSGTWLLQCGAPNPRGIVKWTGVRFSDFADMLGVIPEVHYCRFVGSDRFYADEPMTTLRRPQVLLAWLMNDEPIPPRHGAPLRLIVPFRYGNRSVKAITEMTFSTPGPRMPPLPG, translated from the coding sequence ATGACTCTCTCTCGACGCAAGGCGCTCTCCGTCTCCGGCTCCGCCCTGGCCGGCCTGTCCCTCGGCGTCGTCCGCCCCGGCAACGCCGCACCAGTCGCGACCCGGGCGCAAGAGGACTGGCCGGACAGCCTCGTCGAGAGGCCGCTCCGCGAGGGATTCCCGGCGCCGCTGCCCCTCAATGCCGACGGGTCGGCCCCCGAGCACCCGGAGAGCGCGGCCGGCGGGATCACCGATCCGCTGATGTGGCGCACGCAAGGGCGGCGGACGCCGGAGATCGAGTTCGACTACCGGCGGATGGCGATCCGGGTCGACACCCGCGGCATGGCCCGGCTTTCCGGCACGCTGCGCTTCTCGGACCTGGAGCAGCTTCCGGTCGTCTCCGGCACCTGGCTGCTGCAGTGCGGCGCGCCGAACCCGCGGGGCATCGTCAAGTGGACCGGCGTCCGCTTCAGCGACTTCGCCGACATGCTCGGCGTCATCCCCGAGGTCCACTACTGCCGCTTCGTCGGCTCCGACCGCTTCTACGCGGACGAGCCGATGACGACGCTCCGGCGCCCGCAGGTCCTGCTGGCGTGGCTGATGAACGACGAGCCGATCCCGCCGCGGCACGGCGCGCCGCTACGGCTGATCGTGCCGTTCCGCTACGGGAACCGCAGTGTGAAGGCGATCACCGAGATGACGTTCAGCACGCCGGGCCCGCGGATGCCGCCGCTGCCGGGTTAG
- a CDS encoding aminodeoxychorismate/anthranilate synthase component II: MVLVIDNYDSFTYNLVQYLGELGAVLRVVRNDALAVADVDRLDVERIVISPGPGRPEQAGITVDLIRAYAPRVPILGVCLGHQAIGIAFGSAVVAAPALLHGKTSTVEHDGRGVFDGLTEPFPAGRYHSLAVDRATVPDDLEVAATAREDGTIMAVRHRRWPVHGVQFHPESVLTGEGRRVLGNFLACQVP, from the coding sequence ATGGTGCTCGTGATCGACAACTACGACTCGTTCACCTACAACCTGGTGCAGTACTTGGGAGAGCTGGGCGCCGTGCTGCGCGTGGTCCGCAACGACGCCCTCGCCGTGGCCGACGTCGACCGGCTCGACGTGGAGCGCATCGTGATCTCGCCGGGGCCGGGCCGGCCGGAGCAGGCCGGAATCACGGTCGACCTCATCCGCGCGTACGCGCCGCGGGTTCCGATTCTCGGCGTCTGCCTCGGGCACCAGGCGATCGGTATCGCGTTCGGCAGTGCGGTGGTGGCCGCGCCGGCCCTGCTGCACGGAAAGACGTCCACGGTCGAGCACGACGGGCGGGGCGTGTTCGACGGGCTCACCGAGCCGTTCCCCGCCGGAAGATATCATTCGCTCGCCGTCGATCGAGCTACGGTGCCCGACGACCTCGAGGTGGCGGCGACGGCGCGCGAGGACGGGACCATCATGGCGGTCCGCCATCGCCGCTGGCCGGTCCACGGCGTGCAGTTCCATCCTGAATCGGTGCTGACCGGCGAGGGTCGACGCGTCCTGGGCAACTTCCTCGCCTGCCAGGTTCCCTGA
- a CDS encoding phosphoribosylanthranilate isomerase, whose amino-acid sequence MARAKVKVCGITRRDDALRAADLGASAVGFVFWPRSPRYVEPETAAAFARELPADVAPVGVFVDPAVSDVRRIAELVGLAAVQLHGDEPATLCDGLPYRVLKAVAVAGETTTRDAAGRVPGHITVLLDARDPVRRGGTGRTVDWRVAAGVAARRRIFLAGGLAPENVGAALSTVRPYGIDVSSGVEEQPGRKDAGRLREFFEEVARA is encoded by the coding sequence ATGGCTCGTGCGAAAGTGAAGGTCTGCGGCATCACGCGACGGGACGACGCCCTGCGCGCGGCCGATCTCGGGGCGTCGGCCGTCGGCTTCGTCTTCTGGCCGCGGAGCCCGCGCTACGTCGAGCCCGAGACGGCGGCGGCATTCGCCCGCGAGCTGCCGGCCGACGTCGCGCCGGTCGGGGTCTTCGTCGATCCCGCGGTGAGCGATGTGCGCCGCATCGCCGAGCTGGTGGGCCTGGCCGCGGTCCAGCTTCACGGAGACGAGCCGGCCACGCTGTGCGACGGGTTGCCGTATCGCGTGCTGAAGGCGGTGGCGGTGGCGGGCGAGACCACCACCCGCGACGCCGCCGGCCGGGTGCCCGGCCACATCACCGTGCTGCTCGACGCCCGCGATCCGGTACGCCGGGGAGGGACCGGACGAACCGTCGACTGGCGCGTGGCGGCCGGCGTGGCCGCCCGCCGCCGGATCTTCCTCGCCGGCGGCCTTGCGCCGGAGAACGTGGGCGCCGCGCTGAGCACCGTCCGGCCGTACGGGATCGACGTATCGAGCGGTGTCGAGGAGCAGCCGGGCCGCAAGGACGCCGGCCGGCTGCGCGAGTTCTTCGAGGAGGTGGCACGCGCATGA